In Hippoglossus stenolepis isolate QCI-W04-F060 chromosome 13, HSTE1.2, whole genome shotgun sequence, a single genomic region encodes these proteins:
- the hecw2a gene encoding E3 ubiquitin-protein ligase HECW2 isoform X1 — MRPSLATAVLPPRTRSHNPPNLAVGVRDHLSAPRRRSPHLRHTLSPENLRTLAERGGAAVDTASVISSPIGLPRANSDTDLVTSHSRSSLTASTLEYTLNRGQNLVISWDIKEEVDATDWIGLYHIDETNPSNVWDCKNRGVNGTQKGQIVWRLEVGPYFTEPETKICFKYYHGVSGGLRATTPCITVKNPAILVEGLAEQVGIEHPRKLISFTLTDLRATGLKKGMFFNPDPYLKMSIHPGKRSVFPIFSHHGQERRSAIIANTINPVWHGEKYTFVALMTDILYIEVKDKFAKSRPIIKRFLGQLTIPVQRLIEKIPGVQPVSFSLCRRLPTEHVSGQLQFKVELTSTGPDGASPDSIIGNSSLNGAPGTPSDDEDLPHHLPGVVSVGLSPTGSQGSQGMWEGGATACAEKDLSFMGAAARFVGPVSLSGHEMLQRSFSEGLDAIEAPKGPGERPLGAASPRLRSSFPTHTRLSAMLHIDSDEDDERSGANDITPVPLSPLLMNGEASDVDGPDDDDAFLEFQPPEQLQPPVLEEEPDGADAMMDDTALEGEVEAGLDLGDVLDLDVFSEVEEGPFTEAVSHNALLESVEILEEGRMPGEEPSSEIDTCSMATAPQTVFSSSESCPVTLTTAVEAEEGAETAIDPGGHVVSSTSPIPQAVDDEGGGRADVTEAEGEAPAATAPEEVEELSVRRLSLQAAGGVAEEPEGGATKPNEEAGSLDSEQDGEEGAHVNGHPVRSLPSVRQDIHRYQRVDEPLPPNWEARIDSHGRIFFVDHVNRTTTWQRPTGPPAPQGLTRSNSIQQMEQLNRRYQSIRRTITNTDRTEETPVEPPPEPESDLMPHSISEYRRDSAVAHGSGRTRLSLLLQSPSAKFLCSPDFFTVLHSNPSAYRMFTSNTCLKHMISKVRRDAHYFERYQHNRDLVTFLNMFSNKQLELPRGWEMKHDQTGKAFFVDHNCRSTTFIDPRLPLQSSRSTGLLAHRQHLSRQRSHSAGEVVDDSRQTNPPAMPRPSSTFSGSSRSQFPDVVPVAYNDKIVAFLRQTNILEILQERQPELARNHSLKEKVQFIRSEGVSGLARLSSDADLVMLLSLFEEEVMSYVPPLLHPGYCISSPQSSPGTQRANARAPAPYKRDFEAKLRNFYRKLETKGYGQGPGKVKLIIRRDHLLEDAFNQIMCYSRKDLQRSKLYVSFVGEDGLDYSGPSREFFFLVSRELFNPYYGLFEYSANDTYTVQISPMSAFVDNHHEWFRFSGRILGLALVHQYLLDAFFTRPFYKGLLRIPCDLSDLEFLDEEFHQSLQWMKDNDIEDMLDLTFTVNEEVFGQITERELKPGGAGIPVSEKNKKEYIERMVKWRIERGVAQQTESLVRGFYEVVDVRLVSVFDARELELVIAGTAEIDLADWRNNTEYRGGYHDNHIVIRWFWAAVERFNNEQRLRLLQFVTGTSSIPYEGFASLRGSNGPRRFCVEKWGKITSLPRAHTCFNRLDLPPYPSFSMLYEKLVTAVEETSTFGLE; from the exons ATGCGTCCGTCCCTGGCCACAGCGGTCCTCCCACCCAGGACCCGCTCCCACAATCCACCCAACCTGGCTGTGGGGGTTCGCGACCACCTGTCAGCTCCAAGAAGGCGCAGCCCCCACCTCCGGCACACCCTTAGCCCAGAGAACCTGCGGACCCTGGCAGAGAGGGGTGGGGCTGCTGTTGATACTGCCTCTGTGATCAGCAGTCCTATAGGGCTTCCACGTGCAAACAGTGATACAGACCTGGTGACCTCCCACAGTCGCTCCTCGCTTACAGCGTCCACTCTGGAGTACACGCTGAACCGGGGTCAGAACCTCGTCATATCCTGGGATATCAAGGAGGAAGTGGATGCTACCGACTGGATCGGGCTGTACCACATAG atgaaaCCAATCCATCCAATGTGTGGGACTGTAAGAACAGAGGGGTGAATGGCACCCAGAAAGGTCAGATTGTGTGGAGACTTGAGGTTGGGCCCTACTTCACTGAGC ctgagaCCAAGATCTGTTTTAAGTACTACCATGGAGTGAGTGGAGGCCTGCGAGCCACTACCCCCTGCATCACTGTGAAGAATCCAGCCAtcctg gtGGAGGGGCTGGCAGAGCAGGTGGGCATCGAACATCCTCGGAAACTGATCAGCTTCACATTGACAG ATTTACGTGCCACTGGCCTAAAGAAGGGCATGTTTTTTAATCCGGACCCATACCTGAAGATGTCCATCCACCCAGGGAAGAGGAGCGTCTTCCCCATCTTCAGTCATCATGGACAGGAACGACGATCAGCCATCATTGCTAACACCATCAACCCTGTCTGGCATGGAGAG aaatacacatttgtAGCACTAATGACAGACATCCTGTATATTGAGGTAAAGGACAAATTTGCAAAAAGCCGACCAATCATCAAACGCTTCCTCGGCCAGCTGACTATCCCTGTGCAGCGGCTAATTGAAAAGATACCTGG TGTCCAGCCTgtgagtttctctctgtgtcggCGCCTGCCCACTGAACATGTAAGTGGTCAGTTGCAATTCAAAGTGGAGCTCACCTCAACCGGGCCTGATG GTGCTTCTCCTGATTCTATCATTGGCAATTCATCCTTAAACGGAGCACCAGGGACTCCATCTGATGACGAGGACCTGCCACATCACCTTCCAGGAGTGGTTTCTGTGGGACTCTCACCTACCGGCTCCCAGGGCTCACAGGGCATGTGGGAAGGTGGGGCCACGGCCTGCGCAGAAAAGGACCTGTCTTTTATGGGCGCTGCGGCTAGATTTGTGGGGCCTGTAAGCCTGTCGGGCCATGAAATGCTCCAAAGATCATTCAGTGAGGGCCTTGATGCTATTGAGGCCCCTAAGGGTCCTGGTGAAAGACCCTTGGGTGCAGCCTCACCCAGACTGCGCTCTAgcttccccacacacacaaggctcAGTGCCATGTTGCACATAGATTCAGACGAAGATGATGAGAGGTCGGGGGCCAATGACATCACTCCAGTGCCGCTCTCACCGCTACTGATGAATGGAGAAGCTTCAGATGTTGACGGCCCAGATGACGATGACGCGTTTCTGGAATTCCAACCGCCTGAGCAGCTCCAGCCCCCCGTGCTTGAAGAGGAGCCTGACGGTGCAGATGCTATGATGGATGACACAGCGCttgagggggaggtggaggcaggTCTTGACTTGGGGGATGTTTTGGACCTAGATGTATTTTCTGAGGTAGAGGAGGGTCCATTCACAGAGGCTGTGTCCCATAATGCTTTGCTAGAGAGTGTAGAGATACTTGAGGAAGGAAGGATGCCTGGCGAGGAACCCTCATCAGAGATTGATACCTGCTCCATGGCAACAGCCCCACAGACAGTCTTCTCATCATCAGAGAGCTGTCCGGTCACCCTGACCACTGCTGTG GAAGcggaggagggagcagagacAGCCATAGATCCAGGGGGACATGTAGTTTCCAGCACCTCACCAATCCCGCAAGCTGTAGATGATGAAGGGGGTGGGCGAGCTGATGTCACTGAGGCTGAAGGAGAAGCTCCGGCAGCCACCGCGCCGGAGGAGGTTGAGGAACTCAGTGTAAGGAGGCTCAGCCTCCAGGCTGCAGGGGGCGTGGCTGAAGAACCAGAAGGGGGGGCGACAAAGCCAAATGAGGAGGCGGGGTCTTTGGATTCAGAGcaagatggagaggaag GTGCCCATGTCAACGGCCATCCTGTACGTTCGCTCCCCTCTGTACGTCAGGACATCCACCGATACCAACGTGTGGACGAGCCTCTGCCcccca ACTGGGAGGCTCGTATCGACAGCCATGGGAGGATTTTCTTCGTGGACCATGTGAACAGGACCACCACATGGCAGCGTCCCACTGGACCTCCTGCCCCGCAGGGCCTCACCCGCTCCAACTCCATTCAGCAGATGGAGCAACTCAACCGCAG ATACCAGAGCATCAGGAGGACCATAACAAACACTGATCGGACAGAGGAAACCCCTGTTGAGCCACCACCTGAACCAGAAAGTGACCTGATGCCCCACTCCATTTCTG AATACAGACGAGACAGTGCAGTCGCTCACGGCAGTGGTCGCACGcgcctctctctcctgctgcagtcACCCAGCGCCAAGTTCCTGTGCAGCCCCGACTTCTTCACCGTGCTGCATTCAAACCCT AGTGCCTACCGCATGTTTACGAGCAACACCTGCCTGAAGCACATGATCAGTAAGGTGCGGCGGGACGCTCATTACTTTGAGCGCTACCAGCACAACCGCGACCTCGTCACCTTCCTCAACATGTTCTCCAACAAGCAGCTGGAGCTTCCCCGAGGGTGGGAGATGAAACATGACCAAACtgggaag GCCTTCTTTGTGGATCACAACTGTCGCTCCACGACCTTCATCGACCCACGGCTACCCCTCCAGAGTTCTCGCTCGACTGGGCTGCTGGCCCATCGCCAGCATCTGAGCCGCCAGCGCAGCCACAGTGCCGGGGAG GTAGTAGACGACTCTCGCCAAACCAACCCGCCTGCCATGCCCCGCCCCTCCAGCACCTTCAGTGGCTCCAGTCGGAGTCAGTTCCCCGATGTGGTGCCTGTCG CCTACAATGACAAGATAGTGGCATTTCTACGGCAAACCAACATCTTGGAGATACTGCAGGAGAGGCAACCCGAGCTCGCCAGGAACCACTCGCTCAA ggagaaGGTCCAGTTTATTCGCAGTGAGGGCGTCAGTGGGTTGGCTCGTCTCTCTAGTGACGCTGACCTCGTCATGCTGCTGAG CTtgtttgaggaggaggtgatgtcaTATGTGCCGCCGTTACTTCACCCAGGTTACTgcatctcctctcctcagagCTCCCCCG GCACTCAGCGAGCCAATGCTCGTGCTCCTGCTCCCTATAAGCGAGATTTTGAGGCTAAACTGAGAAACTTCTATCGAAAGCTGGAGACCAAAGGTTACGGCCAAGGACCAGGAAAAGTCAA GCTGATCATACGCAGGGACCACCTTCTGGAGGACGCCTTTAACCAAATCATGTGTTACTCCCGTAAAGACCTTCAGAGGAGTAAACTCTATGTCAGCTTTGTAGGGGAGGATGG ACTGGACTACAGTGGTCCCTCCAGAGAGTTTTTCTTCTTGGTGTCCAGAGAGCTGTTCAACCCGTACTACGGCCTGTTTGAATATTCAGCCAATGACACGTACACAGTGCAGATCAGCCCCATGTCGGCCTTTGTAGACAACCACCACGAGTG GTTCCGCTTCAGTGGGCGAATCCTGGGGTTGGCCCTCGTCCACCAGTACCTGCTGGATGCCTTCTTTACCCGACCCTTCTACAAGGGGCTTCTTCGCAT CCCGTGTGACCTGAGTGACTTGGAGTTCCTGGATGAGGAGTTTCACCAGAGTCTTCAGTGGATGAAGGACAACGACATCGAAGACATGCTGGACCTCACTTTCACTGTCAATGAAGAGGTTTTTGGACAG ATTACGGAGAGAGAGCTGAAGCCGGGCGGGGCTGGCATCCCGGTGTCCGAGAAGAACAAGAAGGAGTACATTGAGCGAATGGTCAAGTGGCGTATAGAGAGAGGAGTGGCTCAGCAGACGGAGAGCCTGGTGCGAGGCTTTTATGAG GTGGTGGATGTGAGACTGGTGTCAGTGTTTGATGCcagggagctggagctggtgaTTGCAGGCACTGCAGAGATTGACCTGGCGGACTGGAGGAACAACACAGAGTATAGAGGAG gttaccatgacaaccacaTAGTGATTCGCTGGTTCTGGGCTGCTGTGGAGAGATTCAACAATGAGCAGAGGCTCAGGCTGCTGCAG TTTGTGACAGGCACTTCCAGTATTCCTTACGAGGGTTTCGCCTCCCTACGGGGGAGTAATGGACCTCGCAGATTCTGTGTCGAGAAGTGGGGAAAAATCACCTCCTTACCCAG GGCTCACACTTGCTTTAATCGTTTGGACCTCCCACCTTACCCGTCCTTCTCCATGCTCTACGAGAAGCTGGTCACTGCTGTAGAGGAAACGAGCACGTTCGGTTTGGAATAA
- the hecw2a gene encoding E3 ubiquitin-protein ligase HECW2 isoform X2, protein MRPSLATAVLPPRTRSHNPPNLAVGVRDHLSAPRRRSPHLRHTLSPENLRTLAERGGAAVDTASVISSPIGLPRANSDTDLVTSHSRSSLTASTLEYTLNRGQNLVISWDIKEEVDATDWIGLYHIDETNPSNVWDCKNRGVNGTQKGQIVWRLEVGPYFTEPETKICFKYYHGVSGGLRATTPCITVKNPAILVEGLAEQVGIEHPRKLISFTLTDLRATGLKKGMFFNPDPYLKMSIHPGKRSVFPIFSHHGQERRSAIIANTINPVWHGEKYTFVALMTDILYIEVKDKFAKSRPIIKRFLGQLTIPVQRLIEKIPGVQPVSFSLCRRLPTEHVSGQLQFKVELTSTGPDGASPDSIIGNSSLNGAPGTPSDDEDLPHHLPGVVSVGLSPTGSQGSQGMWEGGATACAEKDLSFMGAAARFVGPVSLSGHEMLQRSFSEGLDAIEAPKGPGERPLGAASPRLRSSFPTHTRLSAMLHIDSDEDDERSGANDITPVPLSPLLMNGEASDVDGPDDDDAFLEFQPPEQLQPPVLEEEPDGADAMMDDTALEGEVEAGLDLGDVLDLDVFSEVEEGPFTEAVSHNALLESVEILEEGRMPGEEPSSEIDTCSMATAPQTVFSSSESCPVTLTTAVEAEEGAETAIDPGGHVVSSTSPIPQAVDDEGGGRADVTEAEGEAPAATAPEEVEELSVRRLSLQAAGGVAEEPEGGATKPNEEAGSLDSEQDGEEGAHVNGHPVRSLPSVRQDIHRYQRVDEPLPPNWEARIDSHGRIFFVDHVNRTTTWQRPTGPPAPQGLTRSNSIQQMEQLNRRYQSIRRTITNTDRTEETPVEPPPEPESDLMPHSISEYRRDSAVAHGSGRTRLSLLLQSPSAKFLCSPDFFTVLHSNPSAYRMFTSNTCLKHMISKVRRDAHYFERYQHNRDLVTFLNMFSNKQLELPRGWEMKHDQTGKAFFVDHNCRSTTFIDPRLPLQSSRSTGLLAHRQHLSRQRSHSAGEVVDDSRQTNPPAMPRPSSTFSGSSRSQFPDVVPVAYNDKIVAFLRQTNILEILQERQPELARNHSLKEKVQFIRSEGVSGLARLSSDADLVMLLSLFEEEVMSYVPPLLHPGYCISSPQSSPGTQRANARAPAPYKRDFEAKLRNFYRKLETKGYGQGPGKVKLIIRRDHLLEDAFNQIMCYSRKDLQRSKLYVSFVGEDGLDYSGPSREFFFLVSRELFNPYYGLFEYSANDTYTVQISPMSAFVDNHHE, encoded by the exons ATGCGTCCGTCCCTGGCCACAGCGGTCCTCCCACCCAGGACCCGCTCCCACAATCCACCCAACCTGGCTGTGGGGGTTCGCGACCACCTGTCAGCTCCAAGAAGGCGCAGCCCCCACCTCCGGCACACCCTTAGCCCAGAGAACCTGCGGACCCTGGCAGAGAGGGGTGGGGCTGCTGTTGATACTGCCTCTGTGATCAGCAGTCCTATAGGGCTTCCACGTGCAAACAGTGATACAGACCTGGTGACCTCCCACAGTCGCTCCTCGCTTACAGCGTCCACTCTGGAGTACACGCTGAACCGGGGTCAGAACCTCGTCATATCCTGGGATATCAAGGAGGAAGTGGATGCTACCGACTGGATCGGGCTGTACCACATAG atgaaaCCAATCCATCCAATGTGTGGGACTGTAAGAACAGAGGGGTGAATGGCACCCAGAAAGGTCAGATTGTGTGGAGACTTGAGGTTGGGCCCTACTTCACTGAGC ctgagaCCAAGATCTGTTTTAAGTACTACCATGGAGTGAGTGGAGGCCTGCGAGCCACTACCCCCTGCATCACTGTGAAGAATCCAGCCAtcctg gtGGAGGGGCTGGCAGAGCAGGTGGGCATCGAACATCCTCGGAAACTGATCAGCTTCACATTGACAG ATTTACGTGCCACTGGCCTAAAGAAGGGCATGTTTTTTAATCCGGACCCATACCTGAAGATGTCCATCCACCCAGGGAAGAGGAGCGTCTTCCCCATCTTCAGTCATCATGGACAGGAACGACGATCAGCCATCATTGCTAACACCATCAACCCTGTCTGGCATGGAGAG aaatacacatttgtAGCACTAATGACAGACATCCTGTATATTGAGGTAAAGGACAAATTTGCAAAAAGCCGACCAATCATCAAACGCTTCCTCGGCCAGCTGACTATCCCTGTGCAGCGGCTAATTGAAAAGATACCTGG TGTCCAGCCTgtgagtttctctctgtgtcggCGCCTGCCCACTGAACATGTAAGTGGTCAGTTGCAATTCAAAGTGGAGCTCACCTCAACCGGGCCTGATG GTGCTTCTCCTGATTCTATCATTGGCAATTCATCCTTAAACGGAGCACCAGGGACTCCATCTGATGACGAGGACCTGCCACATCACCTTCCAGGAGTGGTTTCTGTGGGACTCTCACCTACCGGCTCCCAGGGCTCACAGGGCATGTGGGAAGGTGGGGCCACGGCCTGCGCAGAAAAGGACCTGTCTTTTATGGGCGCTGCGGCTAGATTTGTGGGGCCTGTAAGCCTGTCGGGCCATGAAATGCTCCAAAGATCATTCAGTGAGGGCCTTGATGCTATTGAGGCCCCTAAGGGTCCTGGTGAAAGACCCTTGGGTGCAGCCTCACCCAGACTGCGCTCTAgcttccccacacacacaaggctcAGTGCCATGTTGCACATAGATTCAGACGAAGATGATGAGAGGTCGGGGGCCAATGACATCACTCCAGTGCCGCTCTCACCGCTACTGATGAATGGAGAAGCTTCAGATGTTGACGGCCCAGATGACGATGACGCGTTTCTGGAATTCCAACCGCCTGAGCAGCTCCAGCCCCCCGTGCTTGAAGAGGAGCCTGACGGTGCAGATGCTATGATGGATGACACAGCGCttgagggggaggtggaggcaggTCTTGACTTGGGGGATGTTTTGGACCTAGATGTATTTTCTGAGGTAGAGGAGGGTCCATTCACAGAGGCTGTGTCCCATAATGCTTTGCTAGAGAGTGTAGAGATACTTGAGGAAGGAAGGATGCCTGGCGAGGAACCCTCATCAGAGATTGATACCTGCTCCATGGCAACAGCCCCACAGACAGTCTTCTCATCATCAGAGAGCTGTCCGGTCACCCTGACCACTGCTGTG GAAGcggaggagggagcagagacAGCCATAGATCCAGGGGGACATGTAGTTTCCAGCACCTCACCAATCCCGCAAGCTGTAGATGATGAAGGGGGTGGGCGAGCTGATGTCACTGAGGCTGAAGGAGAAGCTCCGGCAGCCACCGCGCCGGAGGAGGTTGAGGAACTCAGTGTAAGGAGGCTCAGCCTCCAGGCTGCAGGGGGCGTGGCTGAAGAACCAGAAGGGGGGGCGACAAAGCCAAATGAGGAGGCGGGGTCTTTGGATTCAGAGcaagatggagaggaag GTGCCCATGTCAACGGCCATCCTGTACGTTCGCTCCCCTCTGTACGTCAGGACATCCACCGATACCAACGTGTGGACGAGCCTCTGCCcccca ACTGGGAGGCTCGTATCGACAGCCATGGGAGGATTTTCTTCGTGGACCATGTGAACAGGACCACCACATGGCAGCGTCCCACTGGACCTCCTGCCCCGCAGGGCCTCACCCGCTCCAACTCCATTCAGCAGATGGAGCAACTCAACCGCAG ATACCAGAGCATCAGGAGGACCATAACAAACACTGATCGGACAGAGGAAACCCCTGTTGAGCCACCACCTGAACCAGAAAGTGACCTGATGCCCCACTCCATTTCTG AATACAGACGAGACAGTGCAGTCGCTCACGGCAGTGGTCGCACGcgcctctctctcctgctgcagtcACCCAGCGCCAAGTTCCTGTGCAGCCCCGACTTCTTCACCGTGCTGCATTCAAACCCT AGTGCCTACCGCATGTTTACGAGCAACACCTGCCTGAAGCACATGATCAGTAAGGTGCGGCGGGACGCTCATTACTTTGAGCGCTACCAGCACAACCGCGACCTCGTCACCTTCCTCAACATGTTCTCCAACAAGCAGCTGGAGCTTCCCCGAGGGTGGGAGATGAAACATGACCAAACtgggaag GCCTTCTTTGTGGATCACAACTGTCGCTCCACGACCTTCATCGACCCACGGCTACCCCTCCAGAGTTCTCGCTCGACTGGGCTGCTGGCCCATCGCCAGCATCTGAGCCGCCAGCGCAGCCACAGTGCCGGGGAG GTAGTAGACGACTCTCGCCAAACCAACCCGCCTGCCATGCCCCGCCCCTCCAGCACCTTCAGTGGCTCCAGTCGGAGTCAGTTCCCCGATGTGGTGCCTGTCG CCTACAATGACAAGATAGTGGCATTTCTACGGCAAACCAACATCTTGGAGATACTGCAGGAGAGGCAACCCGAGCTCGCCAGGAACCACTCGCTCAA ggagaaGGTCCAGTTTATTCGCAGTGAGGGCGTCAGTGGGTTGGCTCGTCTCTCTAGTGACGCTGACCTCGTCATGCTGCTGAG CTtgtttgaggaggaggtgatgtcaTATGTGCCGCCGTTACTTCACCCAGGTTACTgcatctcctctcctcagagCTCCCCCG GCACTCAGCGAGCCAATGCTCGTGCTCCTGCTCCCTATAAGCGAGATTTTGAGGCTAAACTGAGAAACTTCTATCGAAAGCTGGAGACCAAAGGTTACGGCCAAGGACCAGGAAAAGTCAA GCTGATCATACGCAGGGACCACCTTCTGGAGGACGCCTTTAACCAAATCATGTGTTACTCCCGTAAAGACCTTCAGAGGAGTAAACTCTATGTCAGCTTTGTAGGGGAGGATGG ACTGGACTACAGTGGTCCCTCCAGAGAGTTTTTCTTCTTGGTGTCCAGAGAGCTGTTCAACCCGTACTACGGCCTGTTTGAATATTCAGCCAATGACACGTACACAGTGCAGATCAGCCCCATGTCGGCCTTTGTAGACAACCACCACGAGTG A